The following is a genomic window from Dermatophilaceae bacterium Soc4.6.
ATGCGGGCGAACGCCTGCAGCGCGCCCACCTGGTAGACCACGTCCTGGGTCAGGGCCGCCGGCTCGATGTCGATGAAGCGGCGGCCGAAGCCGAGCAGGTCGTGATAGCCGACCTGCGCACCGATCGCCACCCCACGCGAGGCTGCCCGGTCGCAGACGGCCCGCATGATCGACGCGTCGCCGGCGTGGAACCCGCACGCGACGTTGGCGCTCGTGACCACCTCGAGCAGGGCCTCGTCGTCGCCGAGCTGCCACTGGCCGAAGCCCTCGCCGAGGTCGCTGTTGAGGTCGATCGTCGTCGTCGCGGTCATCAGAACAGCGCCTTGATGCCGGTCAGCGAGTTCCACCCGAGATAGATGGTCACGACCCAGGCGATCGCGCCGATGACGATGAGCCACACGGGGTAACGGTAGCCGCCCATCAGGTCGCGCCGCCGGGCGGCGATCCACAGCAGGATCCCGAGCCCGAAGGGCAGGATGAGACCGTTGAAGGCGCCGGCGAAGACAAGCAGCTTGACCGGGGTCGTGGCCGCGATCAGGAAGACGGTGGTCGAGACCACGATGAACCCGCAGACCACCCACCGCTCGTAGCGCGTCACCCACGGCCCCATCACCTTCAGGAACGACGTCGAGGTGTAGGAAGCGCCGACCACCGAGGTGACGGCCGCCGACCACATGATGACGCCGAAGACGACCTTGCCGCCCTCGCCGAGGGCCTGCGAGAAGGCGTCGGCGGCCGGGTTGAGCTTGTCGAGCGGCGCGCCACCGGAGACCACGCCGAGCACGGCGAGGAAGAGCAGCACCCGCATCACCGCCGTGATGGCCACGCCGGTGATCGAGCTCCTGGTGATCTGCTTGACGTAGCGCTCGCCCTGGATCCCGTTGTCCACCAACCGGTGCGCACCGGCATACACGATGTAGCCGCCGACGGTGCCGCCGATGAGGGTGGTGATCACGAGGAAGCTCGCGGTGTCGGGGGAGACGGTCTGGCGCAGCGCCTCACCGAGCGGGGGCTGAGTCTTGATCGCGACGAACGTCGTCAGCGC
Proteins encoded in this region:
- a CDS encoding NRAMP family divalent metal transporter yields the protein MSPSSSDLPAGAPLSGRSKFLGAMFLMATSAIGPGFITQTVTFTDSMKAAFAFAIAVSILFDVAIQLNVWRVIGVSGRRAQDLANSVVPGAGYALSALDVLGGLVFNIGNIAGTSLGLNAIFGLDVRIGGGLSALVAIAIFLVRRAGVAMDRVVVLLGAVMIALTTFVAIKTQPPLGEALRQTVSPDTASFLVITTLIGGTVGGYIVYAGAHRLVDNGIQGERYVKQITRSSITGVAITAVMRVLLFLAVLGVVSGGAPLDKLNPAADAFSQALGEGGKVVFGVIMWSAAVTSVVGASYTSTSFLKVMGPWVTRYERWVVCGFIVVSTTVFLIAATTPVKLLVFAGAFNGLILPFGLGILLWIAARRRDLMGGYRYPVWLIVIGAIAWVVTIYLGWNSLTGIKALF